The Zeugodacus cucurbitae isolate PBARC_wt_2022May chromosome 4, idZeuCucr1.2, whole genome shotgun sequence genome includes the window AAACCATTCTCCTTGGTCAACTTTTATGAATGACCAACTTTTATCTGTTAAGCAGAAGTTCTTATATGtgttattataatttgaaaGATTATTGCTATTATCCTGAAAATTGTTTATGCACTTATAATTAGATGGGTacgctttaaatatatttcctttatATGAACAGATAGATTGAAGATAATCCTCTTCATTTATAAGATCACCTTCAATTcgtatgaaattttcacaattATACGTTCCAAGTAAATCAACCaaaagttcttgagatatgCGATATGTTACCACTGATAAGTTTTGACCCATAGTTATCAGAATATTGTCGTCAATGATCCAAATGCGAGAAGAATTGAAAAACACTTTGAAATACTGTTGTGCTTTAACTACTTTGAATTGTGTGTTGTATAACAGCAACGAAGCCCCTTCTTGATTATTGTTTGAACCATAAATTGCCACGCAATTCTTAGCTATTCCTAAAATAGATAGGGGGTTATCAACGTTAAGTGTCGAAATAACAGACACAAAACTTCCGGGAGAATTTTCCGATTCCATGCATTCATCTAGGTTAAGCAAAAACAGCCTGTGATCTGACCCTGAAAAGTTTTTGATATTGAACAGTTTTTTTATACTTGTGATATGGTACTTACAAATTGTTAGTAACAAAGAATTGTTGTCCCCTTCAACGATTGCATAACCAGCTAAAGTGACTGACATGTCTTTTCGcccaatttttaaactttttcttttaCCACCAAGTTTCAATGGAATGATAACAAGTTCTATTTCGTTATTGTCTTCAGCTTGTACAAAATACGTTAATACTTGTTCTCCATTAATTAAGAAACTTGCATTTACGTCCTTAATGTTACCACATTTCAAATGTGTTCCCAATGAATCAAGAATAAGAGAATCATCTCTTTTTAAGGAAAGAGCCTCCGAAAGTAGATCCCAATTGCCATCATAATACAGAATTATTGGTTCGCTTTTGGTAGGAATGATATCCACAACAGAATTCTGTAACTGTTTTAAAATAATCAGTATTTTTTATGACCATGCGGAGTTATAATGTGCAgaccttaatttttttaatcgaatttAAATCAGTGGTAGAGGCGTCCCAACAACGAATATACCTATTTCCGAAGATTCCTACATACTTGTTACATGTACagtcaaaaataacttttgaagAGAATTTCTCTTGCGTCGACCAACTACAAATTTGCTGTTGTGAAGAAATCTGAGaataaaagaaatacattttaaacttTATGAGTATTATTGAAGCTTAGTACGTCAATATAAGGGTacctaaaaatatatacttgaGCATAGCTATATAAATACctaaataatatgaataaaaagaggtaaataagtacatatacatatagtataacaaaaaaattaatcaaaaaaacacagtttgttttattttaaactatacATGGAGTTGTGAAGAGCAACTGTATTGAAAACAATTAGCAAttaacattttctttatttcaacAATTCTCCGAAAAACTTCGAACCTGAAAATGCGagaatctttaaatttttaattcttttgtcCAATGCATTTGCTGTACTACTAAGTCGCCAATAGTCTTTTGTTGCAaagcatttattattatattaaaaatcagGGTACTATTAATAATCAGTTACACATGGTAGATATTTTGCAAGTTTTGGATATTGAATTCGTtgactatatatatatgaatatatatattttttattatttttattacaattgtacctagtattcAATGATTAAAtgctaacaacaattcaatactaataagttaaaaataataattaaaagctaaatgctagaggaattcatttgctgctacagttgcctagCTAAGTCTGAAAGGCCTCTTatgtttcagtcggttttctcgttcagcagtttcgatgagtctggatgcctcttcatttacatgctgtccaAGCCtgatttcgtgagtctttgcaagtttggttatttcgtttactactgaattcacatcAAGATCGCGGTACCTTATCTTGGAAGCGCTAAATGCAGGCAATatagttttgacttgagcaaccacagttgagctccataggcccaaattggctttagaaGTACCATtttataaatgggatggtatgatgttttttttaagtaaagtctatGTGCATTGTTTTGGaatagtttaatttaatgcgccacttggaagccaatttagtaattgcattgactgctgtttgcactcgaggGGTAGATACTAAGGTtaactctcctgctgctaacaggaCTGTGTCATCCGCAcatgtcgctgtcacataacttgagtcagtggggatatcacttgtaaagaAGCAAGCTTCTATAGGTtgaagtttgagtatgcatcctcttgttttatgcgaaagtatctgtCTTTTAGGGAGGAAGTAATTATTTCgtaatattgtttgggtaacatgcatttcaatttcagcagtagacccgaatgccaaacaCTATCAAAACCCTGAGTCACATCTAATAATGCCGCCGAACAGACGTCCTTTTTATCCATagtattttcaacgaaattaacgatttggtgaacctggtcaattgttgaatggtgatcacgaaagccgaactgatgtactggtataaagcgttttcgatctattattgatttgagcctctttatatgagaacattctcgaagactttcgatagagctggcagcagcgatattggcctgtttacaatgtttacaatttttttatacaattctttagtagattgcgtaatatttctccggttattaagCTACAggagcttttttgagccttgcgttcctgataaaactttttatttcttaaaaaaataagtttggcCCAATACCctgaaaaaagtcgattttgccgtAAAATGTAATAATAGT containing:
- the LOC105219795 gene encoding uncharacterized protein LOC105219795; its protein translation is MSMTQFLKFANLSRINDSRDFLGISPGGISGSVIITLSRNIVSVVKISSQQQICSWSTQEKFSSKVIFDCTCNKYVGIFGNRYIRCWDASTTDLNSIKKIKLQNSVVDIIPTKSEPIILYYDGNWDLLSEALSLKRDDSLILDSLGTHLKCGNIKDVNASFLINGEQVLTYFVQAEDNNEIELVIIPLKLGGKRKSLKIGRKDMSVTLAGYAIVEGDNNSLLLTIWSDHRLFLLNLDECMESENSPGSFVSVISTLNVDNPLSILGIAKNCVAIYGSNNNQEGASLLLYNTQFKVVKAQQYFKVFFNSSRIWIIDDNILITMGQNLSVVTYRISQELLVDLLGTYNCENFIRIEGDLINEEDYLQSICSYKGNIFKAYPSNYKCINNFQDNSNNLSNYNNTYKNFCLTDKSWSFIKVDQGEWFLNNTVAVLESTLETHLINRTLFEFFIHHLENYGITKQEVSAKLLILLVKSNDSSKITSLLSRLSSAPLSVFAKVFFSILMERCSNSSYENFTAGMLKTCGLEIGVQPLQQITKINDYRSDLISFDLLFLLEYFYTQLTEQSTSYQFCSMKLEMKIFYWFDILLSAYFQQLLLSKDNKVLVLLLKWSELISSYRNQIKVLAELITRLYNLVQKENCIENSNSFLWYGIEDLYF